A genome region from Chlorobaculum tepidum TLS includes the following:
- a CDS encoding single-stranded DNA-binding protein — protein sequence MARGLNKVMLIGHLGNDPERRETASGQSVVNFTLATSEGFKDSSGNLQERTEWHRIVAWGKLADICSQYLKKGRQVYIEGRLQTRSWDDNKTGDKKYATEIVCTDMQMLGAKDSGGGTSDASYSQNRPSYSRPSRPEPSSGNYGASPSSGGAQEFEKDDLPF from the coding sequence ATGGCAAGAGGCTTGAACAAAGTAATGCTGATCGGTCACCTTGGTAACGATCCTGAACGCCGCGAAACCGCATCGGGCCAGTCCGTCGTCAATTTCACCCTTGCAACCAGCGAGGGCTTCAAGGACAGCAGTGGCAACCTCCAGGAGCGCACCGAATGGCACCGGATCGTCGCGTGGGGAAAGCTGGCCGACATTTGCAGCCAGTACCTCAAGAAAGGACGTCAGGTTTATATCGAAGGGCGCTTGCAAACGCGCTCATGGGATGACAACAAGACTGGTGACAAGAAATACGCGACGGAAATCGTGTGCACCGATATGCAGATGCTCGGAGCAAAAGATTCCGGCGGCGGCACGAGCGACGCTTCTTATTCGCAGAATCGCCCATCTTACTCGCGTCCGTCGAGGCCGGAACCATCTTCCGGCAATTACGGCGCAAGCCCATCATCTGGCGGAGCACAGGAGTTTGAAAAAGACGACTTGCCTTTCTGA
- the tig gene encoding trigger factor, with translation MQKNITNVSEIAQELEIILTAEEYQPEYDQQLEEARKSVRIKGFRQGHVPVGMLKRIIGPSIEAEVAEKMASKYFAAIAEEEKINPASRAQIESYNYEDGKLTIKISYEIHPEFELKDFSEYTFTQAEYTISDEDVDREIKLILRGHGTMVTSEDAAAEGDTVIGDVTKLDADGADIEGSKNENHHFNLEYLPADNPFRMALEGKKAGDVVDVTVKPKEEGGETNRFRIEIKEVKHLELPELDDELVKEISQQRFEKVEDFRNDIRLQLQAHFSDKSEYDLLEAISSKLIEEHPVPTPSAMVAHFQNILLENAKRQVGGQFPKGFDEREFFNAMKPNAEKHARWLLISQKIAKENNLEVTDEDIKAFAEKEAEKEPSLTVDQLLNTYLSTEFKDYIIDTILKEKIYDVIKSKVTITKEATPVPAHN, from the coding sequence TTGCAAAAGAATATCACGAATGTCAGCGAAATCGCGCAGGAACTTGAAATTATTCTGACTGCCGAAGAGTACCAGCCCGAATATGACCAGCAGCTCGAAGAAGCGCGCAAGTCCGTCAGAATTAAAGGCTTCAGGCAGGGGCACGTGCCCGTGGGCATGCTCAAGCGCATTATCGGACCCTCCATCGAGGCCGAGGTTGCCGAGAAGATGGCCTCGAAGTATTTCGCAGCCATCGCCGAGGAGGAGAAGATCAACCCAGCCAGCCGCGCCCAGATCGAGAGCTACAACTACGAGGATGGCAAACTGACCATCAAAATTTCTTACGAAATCCACCCCGAATTCGAGTTGAAGGATTTCAGCGAATACACCTTCACACAGGCAGAATACACCATCTCCGACGAGGATGTCGATCGTGAAATCAAACTGATCCTGCGTGGTCACGGCACCATGGTAACCAGCGAAGATGCTGCAGCCGAGGGCGACACGGTCATCGGCGACGTTACGAAGCTTGACGCCGATGGTGCTGACATTGAAGGCTCGAAGAATGAAAACCACCATTTCAACCTCGAATACCTCCCGGCTGACAACCCGTTCCGCATGGCCCTCGAAGGCAAGAAAGCCGGGGATGTGGTCGATGTCACCGTCAAGCCAAAGGAAGAGGGCGGCGAAACGAACCGCTTCCGCATCGAAATCAAAGAGGTCAAACACCTCGAACTGCCCGAACTGGACGACGAACTGGTCAAGGAGATCAGCCAGCAGCGCTTCGAGAAGGTCGAGGACTTCAGAAACGACATCCGTTTGCAGCTCCAGGCACATTTCTCCGACAAATCCGAGTATGATCTGCTCGAAGCCATTTCGTCAAAGCTTATCGAAGAGCATCCGGTGCCCACGCCAAGCGCCATGGTGGCCCATTTCCAAAATATACTGCTCGAAAACGCCAAGCGCCAGGTTGGCGGCCAGTTCCCTAAAGGCTTTGACGAGAGAGAGTTCTTCAACGCCATGAAGCCGAATGCTGAAAAGCACGCCCGCTGGCTTCTGATCAGCCAGAAGATCGCCAAAGAGAACAATCTTGAGGTAACTGACGAGGATATCAAGGCATTTGCCGAAAAAGAGGCAGAAAAGGAACCGTCACTGACTGTGGATCAGCTTCTCAACACCTACCTGTCCACCGAGTTCAAGGACTACATCATCGACACGATCCTGAAAGAGAAAATCTACGATGTGATCAAATCGAAGGTGACCATCACCAAAGAAGCTACACCGGTTCCGGCGCACAACTGA
- a CDS encoding M16 family metallopeptidase: MRKNIVSPSIGNATHPAERLSTGIVESGTLPNGLRIVSNQVPWIHSVTLGLWINAGSREDPEGFEGMAHFIEHALFKGTQKRDYVEIARCVEETGGYIDAWTTKEQTCLCVRCLREHLHLAFDLLADLCCNPVFPPDEIEKEKEVVLEEIASVNDTPEELIFEDFDRRAFSRHPLGTAILGTEESVERLTGKEIRDFMRRHYVPSKMLVTAIGNIEHDAVTGLAESFWGHLKDSPQEDSVRRLFDLSAYRPFTKTLKKSVFQSQILLGTIFPRDDRRFWGLMVLNAMLSSGMSSILNLELREKRGLVYQAYSSVSFYDEVTEFNVYAGTDKGKTSKTLDTIAELLTGNVLKEPDPFELAAAKSKMLGSMILGMEKMTRRMSHIAQDMFYFGRYLSPSEKAGMIDGVTAEDVAVAAAALGIPEQISTLVYKPGGR; the protein is encoded by the coding sequence GTGAGAAAAAATATCGTATCGCCCTCCATCGGCAACGCCACACACCCTGCAGAACGCCTCTCAACCGGCATTGTCGAAAGTGGAACCCTTCCCAACGGCCTGCGCATCGTCAGCAATCAGGTGCCCTGGATTCACAGCGTCACGCTTGGCTTGTGGATCAACGCCGGTTCGCGCGAAGATCCCGAAGGATTCGAGGGTATGGCCCATTTCATCGAACACGCACTTTTCAAGGGCACGCAAAAGCGTGACTACGTCGAGATTGCCCGCTGCGTCGAAGAAACCGGTGGCTATATCGACGCCTGGACCACCAAGGAGCAGACCTGCCTGTGCGTCAGGTGCCTCCGGGAGCATCTGCATCTGGCTTTTGACCTGCTCGCCGATCTCTGCTGTAATCCGGTTTTTCCGCCCGACGAGATCGAGAAAGAAAAAGAGGTGGTGCTCGAAGAGATCGCCAGTGTGAACGACACCCCGGAAGAGCTGATCTTCGAGGATTTCGACCGCCGCGCCTTTTCCCGGCATCCCCTCGGCACAGCGATTCTCGGCACCGAAGAGAGCGTCGAAAGGCTCACCGGCAAAGAGATCAGAGACTTCATGCGCCGCCACTACGTGCCATCGAAAATGCTCGTCACCGCCATCGGCAACATCGAGCACGATGCAGTGACCGGGCTGGCGGAATCGTTTTGGGGCCACCTGAAGGACTCGCCGCAGGAAGATTCGGTGAGGCGGCTGTTCGATCTATCGGCGTACAGGCCATTTACAAAAACGCTGAAAAAAAGTGTCTTCCAGTCGCAGATTCTGCTCGGCACGATCTTCCCGCGAGACGACCGTCGCTTCTGGGGACTGATGGTGCTGAACGCCATGCTGTCGAGCGGCATGAGTTCGATCCTGAACCTCGAACTGCGCGAGAAGCGCGGACTGGTCTATCAGGCGTACTCTTCGGTCTCTTTCTACGACGAGGTCACTGAATTCAATGTTTATGCGGGCACCGACAAGGGCAAAACCTCGAAAACCCTCGACACGATCGCCGAACTCCTGACCGGCAACGTGCTGAAGGAACCCGATCCCTTCGAACTCGCGGCAGCCAAATCGAAGATGCTCGGTTCGATGATCCTCGGCATGGAAAAGATGACCCGGCGCATGTCGCACATAGCGCAGGATATGTTCTATTTCGGGCGATACCTTTCACCTTCTGAAAAGGCTGGAATGATTGATGGGGTGACGGCTGAAGATGTGGCGGTGGCTGCCGCCGCACTCGGCATCCCCGAGCAAATATCGACTCTGGTCTACAAGCCCGGCGGCAGGTAA
- a CDS encoding bacteriochlorophyll c-binding family protein, translated as MSGGGVFTDILAAAGRIFEVMVEGHWETVGMLFDSLGKGTMRINRNAYGSMGGGSLRGSSPEVSGYAVPTKEVESKFAK; from the coding sequence ATGAGTGGAGGAGGCGTCTTTACCGACATTTTAGCCGCCGCAGGCCGTATTTTCGAGGTTATGGTCGAAGGTCACTGGGAAACCGTCGGTATGCTTTTTGACTCGCTGGGCAAAGGCACCATGAGGATCAACCGTAATGCTTATGGTTCCATGGGTGGTGGCAGCCTTCGTGGTTCTTCCCCCGAGGTATCCGGCTATGCCGTTCCTACCAAAGAAGTTGAATCGAAGTTTGCCAAATAA
- a CDS encoding ArsA family ATPase yields MRIILYLGKGGVGKTTVSASTATAIARSGKRVLIMSTDVAHSLADAFGVELSSTPVEVEKNLFAMEVNILAEIRENWTELYSYFSSILMHDGTNEIVAEELAIVPGMEEMISLRYIWKAAKSGKYDAVVVDAAPTGETMRLLGMPESYGWYSEKIGGWHSKAIGFAAPLLSRFMPKKNIFKLMPEVNEHMKELHGMLQDKSITTFRVVLNPENMVIKEALRVQTYLNLFGYKLDAAVVNKVLPSNSSDPYLQALIDQQAKYLRVIDNCFYPVPIFRAMQSSKEVISTDRLYDLSQELFSGRNPMEVLYSNDKTQTLEKINGKYVLSLYLPNVEVDKLAVNIKGDELLVDINNFRKSIVLPNVLVGRKTEGADFEQGTLNITFAN; encoded by the coding sequence ATGAGAATCATCCTTTATTTGGGCAAAGGTGGAGTGGGTAAGACCACCGTATCTGCTTCCACCGCGACGGCGATCGCTCGCAGTGGCAAGCGCGTGCTGATCATGAGCACTGATGTCGCCCATAGCCTGGCCGATGCGTTTGGCGTCGAGTTGAGTTCGACTCCTGTGGAGGTCGAGAAAAATCTCTTTGCCATGGAGGTGAACATTCTTGCTGAAATCAGGGAAAACTGGACCGAACTGTACTCCTATTTCTCCTCGATTCTCATGCACGACGGTACAAATGAAATCGTCGCCGAAGAGCTGGCCATCGTGCCCGGCATGGAGGAGATGATCAGCCTTCGCTACATCTGGAAAGCCGCAAAATCCGGGAAGTACGACGCCGTCGTGGTCGATGCCGCTCCGACCGGCGAAACGATGCGCCTGCTCGGTATGCCCGAGTCTTACGGCTGGTACTCCGAGAAGATCGGCGGCTGGCACTCCAAGGCGATCGGCTTTGCCGCGCCGCTTCTGAGCCGCTTCATGCCGAAGAAGAACATCTTCAAGCTCATGCCCGAGGTCAACGAGCACATGAAGGAGCTGCACGGCATGTTGCAGGACAAGAGCATCACCACTTTCAGGGTGGTGCTTAATCCGGAGAACATGGTCATCAAAGAAGCTTTGCGCGTTCAGACCTATCTCAACCTTTTTGGGTACAAGCTCGACGCGGCGGTTGTCAACAAGGTGCTGCCTTCGAACTCTAGCGATCCCTACCTCCAGGCTCTGATCGATCAACAGGCAAAGTATCTCCGCGTGATCGACAACTGCTTCTATCCGGTGCCGATTTTCAGGGCGATGCAGTCCTCCAAGGAGGTTATCAGTACTGACAGGCTGTATGACCTGAGCCAGGAGCTTTTCAGTGGCCGTAATCCGATGGAGGTGCTCTACAGCAACGACAAGACCCAGACGCTTGAAAAGATCAACGGCAAGTACGTACTGAGCCTCTATCTGCCGAACGTTGAGGTGGACAAGCTCGCGGTGAACATCAAGGGTGACGAGCTGCTCGTCGATATCAACAACTTCCGTAAGAGCATCGTGCTGCCCAACGTGCTGGTAGGCCGCAAAACCGAAGGTGCCGATTTCGAACAGGGTACACTGAATATCACTTTCGCGAACTGA
- the nadC gene encoding carboxylating nicotinate-nucleotide diphosphorylase, which translates to MAEKRTNHAFREFFETCRLKAMQLALEEDRFQGDITTEATVDQNQLGLGYIEVKSEGIIAGVEVARQVFQSLDAALEFTAYVKDGKRVYPGERVLEVKGRIASILIGERTALNFMQRMSGIATRTNMYVERVSHTNASILDTRKTAPALRYYDKEAVRIGGGTNHRFGLFDMILIKDNHIDAAGSVEEAIRRAKAYCQEQGVSAKIETEVRSISELVRACASRPDMILLDNFMVDDLAEAVRWIKANGFGNILLEASGNIGLHNVSEVAMTGVDFISIGELTHSVKALDMSMKIERA; encoded by the coding sequence ATGGCAGAAAAAAGAACCAATCATGCGTTCAGGGAGTTTTTTGAGACATGCAGGTTGAAGGCCATGCAACTTGCACTCGAAGAGGACCGTTTCCAGGGGGATATCACTACCGAGGCGACTGTCGATCAGAATCAGCTTGGTCTTGGTTACATCGAGGTCAAATCTGAAGGGATCATTGCCGGAGTGGAGGTCGCCAGACAGGTGTTCCAGTCACTGGATGCCGCGCTTGAATTCACGGCGTACGTCAAGGATGGCAAGAGGGTTTATCCTGGAGAACGAGTGCTCGAGGTAAAGGGACGTATAGCCTCGATTCTGATTGGTGAACGTACGGCGCTCAATTTCATGCAGCGCATGTCCGGCATCGCCACCCGCACGAACATGTATGTCGAACGGGTCAGCCACACCAACGCATCTATTCTCGATACCCGGAAGACAGCGCCAGCTCTGCGTTATTACGACAAGGAAGCCGTCCGGATCGGGGGCGGGACCAATCACCGCTTTGGGCTTTTCGATATGATCCTGATCAAGGACAATCACATTGATGCTGCCGGAAGTGTGGAGGAGGCCATAAGACGGGCGAAGGCATATTGCCAGGAGCAGGGGGTTTCAGCGAAGATTGAAACTGAAGTCCGCAGCATCTCCGAGCTGGTTCGCGCCTGTGCCAGCCGCCCGGACATGATTCTTCTCGACAACTTCATGGTTGATGACCTGGCCGAAGCGGTGCGCTGGATCAAGGCGAACGGTTTTGGCAACATTCTGCTTGAAGCGTCGGGAAACATCGGTCTGCACAATGTTTCCGAAGTCGCCATGACCGGCGTCGATTTTATTTCAATCGGCGAGCTGACTCATAGCGTCAAGGCGCTCGATATGTCCATGAAGATCGAACGTGCCTGA
- the folK gene encoding 2-amino-4-hydroxy-6-hydroxymethyldihydropteridine diphosphokinase, translating into MAPVTAYIGIGSNVGDRLGYLQQAVDHLAQLPGMRVSGASRVYMTEPFGDPNQERYFNAVIAVQTSLDPTDLRTRCKAIEHDLGRPDRYQRWSPRTIDLDILLYSDLCIESDLLVIPHAEMHHRKFVLIPLLDLANPVHPRLRHSIAELLKSCEDHSVPVRLVQELKIRPT; encoded by the coding sequence ATGGCGCCAGTTACCGCCTATATCGGCATCGGCTCGAATGTCGGAGACCGGCTCGGCTACCTTCAGCAGGCCGTTGACCACCTTGCACAACTGCCTGGCATGAGGGTGAGCGGAGCCTCACGGGTGTATATGACCGAGCCGTTCGGTGATCCCAACCAGGAACGCTATTTCAACGCCGTCATTGCAGTGCAGACATCGCTCGATCCGACTGACCTTCGCACCCGCTGCAAAGCAATCGAGCATGACCTGGGCCGCCCCGACCGGTACCAGCGCTGGAGTCCGAGAACCATCGATCTCGATATCCTGCTCTACAGCGATCTCTGCATCGAAAGCGATCTGCTCGTTATTCCTCATGCCGAGATGCACCACCGGAAATTCGTCCTTATACCACTGCTCGACCTCGCCAATCCGGTTCACCCCCGCCTGCGCCACTCCATCGCCGAGCTACTGAAAAGCTGCGAAGATCACTCGGTTCCTGTACGACTGGTGCAAGAGTTGAAGATCAGGCCGACCTGA
- the folB gene encoding dihydroneopterin aldolase has protein sequence MKLHHRSCIRLVNAVFYARHGVHEEERRLGGRYEVDAELFFDSTEAAAADDLLKTIDYGQAYTIISEVMIAGEPAALIETLAARAAARLIEELALAEKVTVKVRKRALPLGGLCDYAEAEHVIERH, from the coding sequence ATGAAGCTTCATCATCGTTCCTGTATCAGGCTTGTCAACGCCGTTTTTTACGCCCGGCACGGTGTCCACGAAGAGGAACGCCGTCTTGGCGGACGGTATGAGGTCGATGCCGAGCTTTTTTTTGACAGCACTGAGGCCGCCGCTGCCGATGATCTCTTGAAAACCATCGATTACGGGCAGGCATATACCATCATCAGCGAGGTTATGATTGCTGGTGAACCGGCGGCACTCATCGAGACGCTGGCCGCAAGAGCCGCCGCAAGGCTGATTGAGGAGCTGGCCCTCGCGGAGAAAGTCACCGTGAAGGTGCGCAAGCGAGCGCTGCCTCTCGGCGGGCTGTGCGATTATGCTGAAGCCGAACACGTGATTGAAAGGCACTGA
- a CDS encoding SDR family oxidoreductase, with protein MSGIPILITGATGYIGARLLVDMIARYGDSVRCRVTVREGSDASFLRNLPVEIAQADMHDPIAVNEAVKGAEVVFHCAGLIAYTRNFRNRLYDTNVLGTRHIVDACLEAGVKRLVATSSIAAVGSSDAKSGIRESNEQTPFTEWQRHNVYMESKYLAELECRRGVAEGLDVVMVNPGVVIGKNSEPGMSGSSSNEVLRMIYEGRLPLCPDGATGFVDVRDVADAHIAAWQKGKAGERYIIVGENLSFRELFERIAALPGSRSGKVFRVNRVARMLAGVGGELFSLLTKRPSFISIESLRQAAHLSRYSNQRSVRELGMSYRPFEETLRSAIMQ; from the coding sequence ATGTCAGGTATACCGATTCTCATCACCGGTGCAACCGGCTACATAGGGGCACGGCTTCTCGTCGATATGATCGCACGGTACGGCGACTCCGTCCGCTGCCGGGTCACCGTTCGGGAGGGATCGGACGCATCGTTTCTCCGCAATTTGCCGGTCGAGATCGCCCAGGCTGACATGCACGATCCGATCGCTGTCAACGAGGCGGTCAAAGGTGCGGAGGTCGTCTTCCACTGCGCAGGTCTGATCGCCTACACCAGAAATTTCCGCAACCGGCTTTACGATACCAATGTGCTCGGCACCCGCCACATTGTCGATGCCTGTCTGGAGGCGGGCGTAAAGCGGTTGGTCGCCACCAGCTCGATTGCCGCCGTCGGTTCGTCCGACGCGAAGAGTGGTATTCGGGAGTCGAACGAGCAGACCCCCTTCACCGAGTGGCAGCGTCACAACGTGTACATGGAGTCCAAGTATCTGGCCGAGCTCGAATGCCGCCGCGGCGTGGCCGAAGGGCTTGACGTGGTGATGGTCAATCCAGGCGTGGTGATCGGCAAGAATTCCGAGCCGGGGATGTCTGGCAGCAGTTCCAACGAGGTGCTCCGGATGATCTACGAGGGCCGCCTGCCGCTTTGCCCCGATGGCGCGACAGGATTCGTCGATGTGCGCGACGTGGCCGACGCCCATATCGCCGCATGGCAGAAGGGAAAAGCGGGAGAGCGCTACATCATCGTTGGCGAGAATCTCTCTTTCAGAGAGCTTTTCGAGCGGATCGCCGCGCTGCCCGGCAGCCGGAGCGGCAAGGTGTTTCGTGTTAACCGAGTTGCCAGGATGCTGGCTGGCGTCGGCGGTGAACTCTTTTCGCTTCTGACGAAACGGCCATCGTTCATCAGCATCGAGAGTCTCAGGCAGGCTGCGCATTTGTCCCGCTACAGCAACCAGCGTTCGGTGCGCGAGCTAGGCATGTCGTACCGCCCATTCGAGGAGACGCTTCGAAGCGCTATTATGCAGTAA
- the acpS gene encoding holo-ACP synthase: MEIGVDIVEIARIRSSYDRFGEAFMKKILTSAEMAQCLSKPDPVASLAGRFAAKEAVSKALGTGIAKGLTWHSIEVLNDETGKPCVSVYAPSFSGRVSISISHDRYSAVAMALFEPR, translated from the coding sequence ATGGAGATCGGGGTTGACATCGTCGAGATAGCTCGTATCCGTTCGAGTTATGACCGTTTCGGAGAGGCCTTCATGAAGAAAATTCTGACCTCGGCCGAGATGGCCCAGTGCCTTTCCAAACCCGATCCCGTGGCGAGCCTTGCCGGACGTTTTGCAGCCAAAGAGGCTGTTTCGAAAGCTCTCGGTACTGGCATCGCCAAAGGCCTGACCTGGCACTCCATCGAGGTGTTGAACGACGAGACGGGCAAACCCTGTGTGAGCGTTTACGCGCCCTCCTTTTCCGGTAGAGTCAGTATTTCAATCTCCCACGACCGCTACTCCGCAGTGGCGATGGCGCTCTTTGAGCCGCGCTGA
- a CDS encoding chlorosome protein C: protein MSESYQKLRKDFKELDFTDRLTFLAESLLLTGQSAIVGGLEVAGRVVETVTGTVGSLIDASGITNILGGSGGVVGETIDRVAITVKDVSRSAGELYNDAVRNVENATSNAAKAVGDVGVSASEAVKNIAGSFQKTTGNK, encoded by the coding sequence ATGTCAGAATCGTATCAGAAACTTCGTAAGGACTTCAAGGAACTTGATTTTACCGACAGGCTGACCTTTCTTGCGGAAAGCCTGCTCCTGACCGGTCAGAGCGCCATCGTTGGCGGGCTTGAGGTCGCTGGCAGGGTTGTAGAAACGGTTACGGGAACAGTTGGTTCTTTGATCGATGCATCTGGTATCACCAATATACTTGGTGGTTCGGGCGGAGTTGTTGGGGAAACCATTGATCGCGTTGCGATTACCGTGAAGGACGTGTCCCGTTCGGCAGGTGAGCTGTACAACGATGCAGTGAGGAATGTCGAAAACGCGACCAGCAACGCGGCAAAAGCGGTTGGTGATGTAGGGGTTTCGGCGTCTGAGGCAGTTAAGAACATTGCTGGCTCATTCCAGAAAACAACCGGAAACAAGTAA
- a CDS encoding TRC40/GET3/ArsA family transport-energizing ATPase, producing MRILTFTGKGGVGKTSVSAATAVRLSEMGHRTLVLSTDPAHSLSDSFNIQLGAEPTKIKENLHAIEVNPYVDLKQNWHSVQKYYTRIFMAQGVSGVMADEMTILPGMEELFSLLRIKRYKSAGLYDALVLDTAPTGETLRLLSLPDTLSWGMKAVKNVNKYIVRPLSKPLSKMSDKIAYYIPPEDAIESVDQVFDELEDIREILTDNVKSTVRLVMNAEKMSIKETMRALTYLNLYGFKVDMVLVNKLLDAQENSGYLEKWKGIQQKYLGEIEEGFSPLPVKKLKMYDQEIVGVKSLEVFAHDIYGDTDPSGMMYDEPPIKFVRQGDVYEVQLKLMFANPVDIDVWVTGDELFVQIGNQRKIITLPVSLTGLEPGDAVFKDKWLHIPFDLEKQGQHHRTREYNKA from the coding sequence ATGCGAATATTAACTTTTACTGGCAAGGGTGGTGTGGGCAAGACAAGCGTCTCGGCCGCCACGGCAGTTCGTCTTTCCGAAATGGGTCACCGCACCCTCGTGCTTTCCACCGACCCCGCCCACAGTCTTTCCGATTCGTTCAACATTCAGCTTGGCGCCGAGCCGACCAAGATCAAGGAAAACCTTCACGCCATCGAGGTGAACCCCTATGTTGACCTCAAGCAGAACTGGCATTCTGTACAGAAGTACTATACCCGTATTTTCATGGCCCAGGGCGTCTCCGGCGTCATGGCCGATGAAATGACGATTCTTCCCGGCATGGAGGAGCTTTTTTCTCTGCTCCGCATCAAACGCTACAAATCCGCCGGTCTCTACGATGCGCTTGTGCTTGATACGGCGCCGACCGGTGAAACCCTTCGCCTGCTCTCATTGCCCGATACTCTTTCGTGGGGCATGAAGGCGGTCAAAAACGTCAACAAATACATTGTCCGTCCGCTCAGCAAACCGCTTTCCAAGATGTCGGACAAGATTGCTTACTACATTCCTCCGGAAGACGCCATCGAGTCGGTTGATCAGGTGTTCGACGAGCTCGAAGATATCCGCGAGATTCTGACTGACAACGTCAAGTCAACCGTCAGATTGGTGATGAATGCTGAGAAGATGTCAATCAAGGAGACCATGCGCGCCTTGACCTACCTGAACCTCTATGGTTTCAAGGTCGATATGGTACTGGTCAACAAACTTCTCGACGCGCAAGAGAACAGCGGTTACCTTGAAAAGTGGAAAGGTATCCAACAAAAATATCTCGGTGAGATCGAAGAGGGATTCTCTCCGCTGCCAGTCAAAAAGCTGAAAATGTATGATCAGGAGATCGTTGGCGTGAAGTCGCTGGAGGTCTTCGCGCATGACATCTACGGCGATACCGATCCGTCCGGTATGATGTATGACGAACCGCCGATCAAGTTTGTCCGCCAAGGAGACGTGTATGAAGTTCAGCTCAAGCTTATGTTTGCCAACCCTGTCGATATCGACGTGTGGGTGACTGGTGATGAGTTGTTTGTGCAGATCGGTAACCAGCGTAAGATCATCACTCTGCCGGTCAGTCTGACTGGTCTGGAACCCGGCGATGCCGTTTTCAAGGACAAGTGGCTCCATATTCCGTTTGATCTCGAAAAGCAGGGGCAGCATCACCGCACGAGGGAGTATAACAAGGCATAA
- a CDS encoding dihydroorotate dehydrogenase electron transfer subunit encodes MLQTSAISDVRTRISAIRPAGAGVSILSMPCPKIAAAAKPGNFVNIKINAADQPLLRRPFCIHNVQGDIIDVMVKNVGRGTALLCEASCGESLLVLGPLGNSFGTGTGDFDTALLVSGGIGTAPMLFLEKTLAAAGIPFHHLVGGRSRSDLLTTSLSNVSTATDDGSEGFHGNVVQLLEKYLTEQTDAGRVKVFACGPNPMLKALASFCRARAFPCELSLESIMGCGVGICYGCMVELSNADGEKESILLCREGPVIDGNRFTT; translated from the coding sequence ATGCTTCAAACCAGCGCTATTTCCGACGTCAGAACCCGCATTTCAGCCATCCGGCCTGCTGGAGCTGGCGTTTCGATCCTGTCGATGCCGTGCCCCAAAATCGCCGCTGCCGCAAAGCCGGGCAACTTCGTCAATATCAAGATCAACGCCGCCGATCAGCCGCTGCTCAGGCGTCCCTTCTGTATCCATAACGTGCAGGGCGACATCATCGATGTCATGGTCAAGAACGTCGGAAGAGGCACCGCGCTGCTCTGCGAAGCATCCTGCGGAGAGAGCCTCTTGGTGCTCGGCCCACTCGGCAACTCTTTCGGCACCGGCACCGGAGATTTCGATACCGCCCTGCTGGTATCCGGCGGCATTGGCACCGCGCCGATGCTGTTCCTCGAAAAAACACTGGCCGCAGCTGGCATTCCATTCCATCACCTGGTGGGTGGCCGGAGCCGTTCCGATCTCCTGACCACCAGCCTGTCCAACGTCAGCACCGCCACCGACGACGGCTCCGAAGGGTTTCACGGCAATGTCGTCCAGCTGCTCGAAAAATATCTGACTGAACAAACGGACGCCGGACGGGTCAAGGTGTTCGCCTGCGGCCCCAATCCGATGCTCAAGGCGCTCGCCAGCTTCTGCCGTGCTCGCGCCTTTCCGTGCGAGCTGTCGCTCGAGTCGATCATGGGTTGCGGCGTCGGTATCTGCTACGGCTGCATGGTCGAACTCAGCAACGCCGATGGGGAAAAGGAGAGCATTCTGCTTTGCCGAGAAGGGCCCGTCATCGACGGCAACCGATTCACCACCTGA